The following proteins are co-located in the Chryseobacterium daecheongense genome:
- a CDS encoding RagB/SusD family nutrient uptake outer membrane protein — protein MKTIQYFIAALSISVMMTSCANDLNTDPDGDISGEQLNNDQSSPEKILGGIYLDLRSNGAGGTTLHSDFGIMAIKAGSDLMSNDVIQAKNQHLGMFYNYDATNANNSASEFVWTTFYARIFIINKLLDGLQKNGNDNNIAIKGQLLALRAYSYFYLVRFYANDYKGHQSEPGVPLVLTSSNPSQGLPRAIISDVYKQIASDIEESIILLDSYARPSRAQIDQRTAKAIASEVYLQTGDYIKAAKYAEESKQGIALMTENEYTTTGFSNINNPEVLWGFHNTTSTMSIGNYYASFFSMFDNTNKGYAGAAGIYKLIDKRLYEAIPETDYRKKVFNGAQSTAYTFNGETRNYPAYVSWKFKDPTFFEGDYIYIRASSLYYIQAEALARQGREAEARQVLYEITSKRNSAYTLSTKTGNELINEIILQKRIELWGEGYDWFDMKRLNVPLERIYPETNHTFGRFNLSPDKFRFQIPNKEINNNPQIKQND, from the coding sequence ATGAAAACAATACAATACTTTATAGCAGCCCTGTCAATAAGCGTTATGATGACAAGCTGTGCCAATGATCTGAATACAGATCCAGATGGAGATATCTCCGGTGAACAGTTGAATAATGATCAGTCATCACCTGAAAAAATACTGGGTGGAATATACCTTGATCTCCGCAGTAACGGAGCCGGAGGAACGACCTTACATTCGGATTTTGGAATTATGGCGATAAAAGCAGGATCAGACTTGATGTCTAATGACGTTATCCAGGCTAAAAATCAGCATTTGGGAATGTTTTACAATTATGATGCAACGAATGCCAATAATTCTGCATCCGAATTTGTATGGACTACATTTTATGCGAGAATCTTTATCATCAACAAACTTCTGGATGGTCTGCAGAAAAATGGTAACGATAATAATATAGCCATTAAAGGACAACTTCTCGCCCTCAGAGCTTACTCCTATTTTTATCTGGTACGGTTTTACGCCAACGATTACAAAGGACATCAATCGGAGCCGGGAGTTCCTTTGGTCTTAACAAGCAGCAACCCAAGCCAGGGACTTCCCAGAGCAATCATATCGGATGTATATAAACAGATTGCCAGTGATATTGAAGAATCTATTATACTTCTGGATAGCTATGCCCGCCCATCCAGAGCCCAGATAGACCAAAGAACGGCAAAAGCTATAGCCTCAGAAGTTTATTTACAGACAGGAGATTACATAAAAGCAGCAAAATATGCTGAAGAAAGCAAGCAGGGAATAGCGCTGATGACCGAAAATGAGTATACGACAACCGGGTTTTCCAATATCAATAATCCGGAAGTATTATGGGGTTTCCACAATACGACATCCACAATGAGTATTGGAAATTACTATGCTTCTTTCTTCTCTATGTTTGATAATACCAATAAAGGATATGCCGGTGCTGCCGGTATCTATAAGCTTATCGACAAAAGGTTGTATGAAGCTATTCCAGAAACGGATTATCGCAAAAAAGTATTCAACGGAGCACAAAGCACTGCCTATACTTTTAATGGAGAAACAAGAAATTATCCTGCATATGTGAGCTGGAAATTTAAAGACCCTACTTTTTTTGAAGGGGATTATATTTATATCAGGGCTTCATCATTATATTACATACAGGCTGAAGCACTGGCCAGACAGGGAAGGGAAGCAGAAGCCAGACAGGTATTGTATGAAATCACTTCGAAAAGAAACAGTGCCTACACGTTATCTACCAAAACCGGAAATGAGCTGATCAATGAAATTATCCTGCAAAAAAGGATAGAATTATGGGGTGAAGGTTATGACTGGTTTGACATGAAAAGACTGAATGTTCCTCTGGAAAGAATATATCCGGAAACCAACCATACGTTTGGCAGATTCAATCTTTCACCCGATAAATTCAGGTTCCAGATTCCTAATAAAGAGATCAATAACAATCCACAGATCAAACAAAACGACTAA
- a CDS encoding phosphatase PAP2 family protein, translated as MKFLTYLEANKKLLFKAILMSLVVLFILLSLFVTFISPEYLDLHISREIQENQTRNLDALMIGISWLGRTPVSVVMVFLTALVLVLLRYRKEAVFIISTLLSGLVGLILKIIINRPRPSQDLVVLLEKTQYQSFPSGHVLFYTTFFGALILIFLHMKTIKYTVRIFLVAACLLMIFAGAFSRIYLGAHWFTDVLGGFIVGILCLFALGSVYVKNIRTAP; from the coding sequence ATGAAATTCCTAACTTATCTGGAGGCCAATAAAAAACTTCTATTTAAAGCAATACTTATGAGTTTAGTGGTGCTGTTTATTCTGTTGAGCCTTTTTGTTACTTTTATTTCTCCCGAATATCTGGACCTCCATATTTCCAGAGAAATCCAGGAGAATCAAACCAGGAATCTTGACGCATTAATGATAGGTATCAGCTGGTTGGGAAGAACCCCGGTATCAGTGGTTATGGTTTTCCTTACTGCCCTTGTACTGGTTTTATTACGGTATAGAAAAGAAGCCGTATTTATTATATCCACATTGTTATCAGGACTTGTAGGCTTAATCCTTAAAATCATCATCAACAGACCGCGTCCTTCCCAGGATCTGGTCGTTCTTTTAGAAAAAACCCAATACCAGAGTTTTCCAAGCGGACACGTTTTATTTTATACCACTTTTTTCGGAGCGCTGATTCTTATTTTCCTTCATATGAAGACCATAAAATATACCGTCCGCATATTTCTTGTTGCCGCCTGTCTGCTGATGATATTTGCAGGAGCTTTTTCCCGTATTTATCTGGGGGCACATTGGTTTACAGATGTTTTAGGCGGATTTATTGTAGGGATTCTCTGTCTCTTTGCTTTGGGATCCGTCTATGTGAAAAATATAAGAACTGCACCATAA
- a CDS encoding MgtC/SapB family protein translates to MLNYNLANQEIAIRLLVAAVFGGLVGWDRQRKEGVAGLRTHMLVCVGSSLIMIVSAFGFNDIMGKPSIVLDPSRIAAQVISGIGFLGAGTILFLRPQIIIGLTTAAGLWAVAGIGLAVGGGLYFPAFIATVIILVILALLKPFERKLFKSTKGKTMTLFYNSGLISLAQIESIFTKYELVTSEIFIHSSKDSSSDELKVTFDYNSAPSQILSALDEFKTIEGITEINSHI, encoded by the coding sequence ATGCTTAATTATAACTTAGCTAATCAGGAAATAGCCATCCGCCTGCTTGTTGCTGCTGTATTCGGCGGTCTTGTCGGTTGGGACAGACAAAGGAAAGAAGGGGTGGCAGGTTTAAGAACCCATATGTTGGTTTGTGTAGGTTCTTCTTTAATTATGATTGTTTCTGCCTTTGGCTTTAATGATATTATGGGAAAACCTTCTATTGTGCTCGACCCTTCAAGGATTGCTGCCCAGGTCATCAGTGGAATAGGCTTTTTGGGAGCCGGTACCATTCTTTTTCTCAGACCACAAATTATAATCGGACTTACTACAGCGGCTGGATTGTGGGCTGTTGCAGGTATCGGATTAGCCGTTGGGGGTGGCTTGTATTTTCCAGCCTTCATTGCCACGGTGATCATCCTTGTTATTCTGGCTCTTTTAAAACCATTTGAAAGAAAGCTTTTTAAAAGTACAAAAGGTAAAACCATGACCTTGTTCTATAATTCCGGACTGATCAGCCTTGCTCAGATTGAAAGTATATTCACTAAATATGAGTTGGTTACAAGTGAAATATTCATACACAGCAGTAAGGACAGCTCATCCGATGAACTAAAGGTTACCTTTGATTACAATTCCGCTCCATCTCAAATACTTTCAGCATTAGATGAGTTTAAAACGATTGAAGGGATAACTGAGATTAATTCTCATATCTAA